A window from Drosophila nasuta strain 15112-1781.00 chromosome 3, ASM2355853v1, whole genome shotgun sequence encodes these proteins:
- the LOC132794280 gene encoding adenylate cyclase, terminal-differentiation specific isoform X12 has translation MAGVQRKLVHKQFNSPMGLYSQENVKATLNRELKAFGADGIEIDEQITKPLNLANSAVLRAVEEEEQQVKCGYKRVAWPPASEERIVREFTPQPQQSPAPGSGGYYQQQHQQQHQQQPTAAAAAAPSASSLNAAPAQGPIYNNVTQQQQPQQYQQPQQQQQYYQQPQQPAQNVYGPNTNYASNGYAPAAATVAAPQDPNNYPQQPIQYTQAQFNRQPSREPVADNYAPYAQPQQQQQQQQPPQQQQQHYQPTYPQQQQQQQPPLAVDNVGGGWKHIGAPQPKSHQEFTAGGVAPTSAYPSYQQQQQQPQQQQQQQYQYQPQQQYQAPSSDNYQQQQPQQQQPQQPAPQHWQQQQHQQQQPPQQSQYQAPYQTSPYQQQQPQPQQNYAQQNGGANYAQPQYNSYSQPQQLQPQLQQQQQQLPYSQDQTDQQQSYRGASPGIITLRKEAPVSQKPAPVYTSQPAAVSYQGGGKLRGDLKWPPPEYKEAAVRENEERRLLALGPVCRPRRVNRDYTTFFAKNQLNCTYPSYKVPPGTQHMFA, from the exons ATGGCTGGCGTACAACGTAAACTTGTGCACAAGCAATTCAATTCACCCATGGGCCTGTACTCCCAGGAGAACGTAAAGGCCACGCTGAATCGAGAGCTGAAGGCCTTTGGGGCCGACGG GATCGAAATCGACGAACAAATCACAAAACCATTGAACTTGGCCAACTCGGCTGTTCTGCGTGCCGTTGAGGAGGAGGAACAACAAGTCAAATGCG GTTACAAACGCGTCGCTTGGCCACCAGCCTCTGAGGAGCGCATTGTGCGTGAGTTCACGCCTCAGCCTCAGCAGAGTCCGGCGCCAGGCAGCGGTGGCTAttatcagcaacaacatcagcaacaacatcagcagcaaccaacagcagcagcagcagcggcgccGTCCGCTAGCAGCCTCAATGCTGCACCAGCTCAG GGTCCCATTTATAACAACGTaacccagcaacaacagccacaacaataccagcaaccacaacaacaacaacaatactaccagcaaccacaacaacctGCACAAAATGTTTATGGTCCCAACACTAACTATGCATCAAATGGTTatgcgccagcagcagcaactgttgctgctccacAAGATCCTAATAACTATCCACAACAACCCATCCAATACACACAGGCACAGTTCAATAGACAACCATCGAGGGAGCCAGTTGCTGACAACTATGCGCCGTAcgcacagccacagcagcaacagcagcagcagcaaccaccccagcaacagcagcaacactatCAGCCAACTTAtccccagcaacagcagcaacaacaacctcCACTTGCCGTAGACAATGTGGGCGGTGGCTGGAAGCACATTGGTGCACCTCAGCCCAAGTCTCACCAGGAGTTCACAGCTGGTGGTGTTGCGCCAACATCTGCTTATCCCTcgtatcagcagcagcaacaacagcctcagcagcagcagcagcaacaatatcaatatcaaccTCAG cagcaatatcAAGCGCCGTCCAGCGATAactaccagcaacagcagccgcaacagcagcagccacagcagccagCTCCACAGcactggcagcagcaacaacatcagcagcagcaaccaccacAACAGTCGCAATATCAGGCTCCATATCAGACGTCTCCttatcaacagcagcagccacagccacaacaaaaCTATGCACAACAAAATGGTGGTGCTAACTATGCTCAACCACAATACAATTCTTATTCGCAGCCTCAGCAACTGCAGcctcaactgcagcagcagcagcaacaattgcccTACTCGCAAGATCAGACCGATCAGCAACAGAGCTACCGTGGCGCCAGTCCTGGCATCATAACGCTGCGTAAGGAGGCTCCCGTCTCACAGAAGCCTGCGCCAGTCTACACTTCGCAGCCTGCCGCCGTCAGCTATCAGG GAGGCGGCAAATTGCGCGGAGATTTGAAATGGCCACCACCGGAGTACAAGGAGGCCGCTGTGCGCGAGAACGAGGAACGTCGCCTCTTGGCGTTGGGCCCCGTCTGCCGTCCCCGTAGAGTCAATCGT GACTACACTACCTTCTTTGCCAAGAACCAACTGAACTGCACCTATCCCAGCTACAAGGTGCCACCAGGCACTCAGCACATGTTTGCCTAA
- the LOC132794280 gene encoding plectin isoform X3, producing MIEIDEQITKPLNLANSAVLRAVEEEEQQVKCGDFQPLSRQSRSRRRGDAVEQSPHHALHQNLLDQIKTQYLSHQHDVTIDRDTVLRINRMSTRRHLHKRDHSWPPVEPESPLEHGSELAIIQGSITPSPTHSIEALREKFNSPTRIVELSPREVRNQRQQLEGKISKSSSNLIKPKSETSLLDQEQPQTAQLKGFSAPETKAADADIGLVAPKCEYYEQLTQQRPSTPSTLKPNTAPYRPRLKRQSYSLDRGRARKRAVALSGAAATELPPPKPRNGGGGGATASAPSTPRVQRRSIKLATELRICYDGDSEEEQQPKATASYDIDLETLPLPALPSTSRGKAATAATATATSLPRKVSAVIDSLALKQQQQLALALATASAPRQVSDVGHRIPVAVAVSAEPATAAAHSGQLEARVQQMYDDACSYLQQDQHQQDITSNMTPSPANQDETPATYVSATSGIKLQRQESIRKPAAIPTPPPLPPPPMRAKRSEEQKARRQGVVYSDSSTQAQQHEAHLEIAQLEAKYAHIQQSITEHLRQIDAYMENAKTALQRSVQATPTPSTPPPERPKTPIQPLSEPWDMFASRQSPILATENPLQAILRQIYCRAAGIQLQPPKEQEPIETVETVALPEENVPIVERALEDLHKIALALDSDEQALHVLQVEHKTTPTAVQAEHVIIVEDEQEPEEEDEEDAADKDCSLDYRHVSDVIANYEQLSAASEIATKQHETQLSTGKERTVKDEARNQFRKLAEAVEVQARKEREAKEWVQKKMVRKQQWEEKVKELKEKEEEEKEQQLKREKELREQELQERKEKEQKEQAKKEKELKEQEQRAIEQLEKKEQQLKEKELKQQELKKLVELMERQLKEQQQKEEQVKAQQLKEEQQVKEQQLREQQLKEKEVREQQLKVQQLKQEELKEQQLKEQKLKEEQQLREQQTKEKEPQQDAVETSSCSHETTSIHDVSNGTWCSVCNECRDSPHGWGKLTKADQWRFDNLQNESLPNYKSTYEVRSPYVSRQISWEETQQAQPEQQPEQQPKQQLQRQRSEIEIITTPAAITASLAPDTREWQLSRSPSPSPLRKYPAPLIDTAQRCSSPFGLNPVQSRALTPTPTPIPLEAKYTHVPQLEGHNIGLLVRTATEPLQLSMSASSSMLAATPPATPRCTSQPPPFEFLMQHGLGPQNDFKSIAADHSEEQTQSTRDFSINRSFDNVSPRPYIGIEGYKRVAWPPASEERIVREFTPQPQQSPAPGSGGYYQQQHQQQHQQQPTAAAAAAPSASSLNAAPAQGPIYNNVTQQQQPQQYQQPQQQQQYYQQPQQPAQNVYGPNTNYASNGYAPAAATVAAPQDPNNYPQQPIQYTQAQFNRQPSREPVADNYAPYAQPQQQQQQQQPPQQQQQHYQPTYPQQQQQQQPPLAVDNVGGGWKHIGAPQPKSHQEFTAGGVAPTSAYPSYQQQQQQPQQQQQQQYQYQPQQQYQAPSSDNYQQQQPQQQQPQQPAPQHWQQQQHQQQQPPQQSQYQAPYQTSPYQQQQPQPQQNYAQQNGGANYAQPQYNSYSQPQQLQPQLQQQQQQLPYSQDQTDQQQSYRGASPGIITLRKEAPVSQKPAPVYTSQPAAVSYQGGGKLRGDLKWPPPEYKEAAVRENEERRLLALGPVCRPRRVNRDYTTFFAKNQLNCTYPSYKVPPGTQHMFA from the exons AT GATCGAAATCGACGAACAAATCACAAAACCATTGAACTTGGCCAACTCGGCTGTTCTGCGTGCCGTTGAGGAGGAGGAACAACAAGTCAAATGCG GCGACTTTCAGCCACTGTCCAGGCAAAGTCGCAGCCGTCGTAGGGGTGATGCAGTGGAACAATCGCCACATCATGCACTGCATCAGAATCTGCTGGATCAGATCAAGACACAGTATCTGAGTCATCAGCACGATGTGACCATCGATCGGGACACTGTGCTGCGCATCAATCGCATGTCCACGCGACGTCATCTGCACAAGCGCGATCACAGCTGGCCGCCAGTGGAGCCAGAGTCGCCGTTGGAGCACGGATCAGAGCTGGCTATAATTCAGGGCAGCATAACGCCATCGCCAACGCACAGCATTGAAGCGTTGCGCGAGAAGTTCAACAGTCCCACTAGGATTGTGGAGCTGTCGCCGCGAGAGGTGAGAAACCAGCGACAGCAGCTGGAGGGAAAAatcagcaagagcagcagcaacttaaTCAAGCCTAAGAGTGAAACCTCTTTGCTGGACCAGGAGCAGCCTCAAACAGCGCAATTGAAAGGTTTCTCTGCACCCGAAACCAAGGCAGCGGATGCAGACATTGGTTTGGTGGCACCCAAATGCGAATACTACGAGCAGCTGACCCAACAGCGTCCCAGCACGCCCAGCACCTTGAAGCCCAACACAGCACCGTATCGTCCCAGGCTGAAGCGTCAATCGTATTCGCTGGATCGGGGAAGAGCACGGAAACGAGCTGTTGCCTTGAGCggagcagcagccacagagCTGCCACCGCCGAAGCCACGCaatggaggaggaggaggagcaacagCCAGCGCTCCCAGCACTCCGCGTGTGCAGCGACGCAGCATCAAACTAGCCACCGAGTTGCGCATCTGCtacgacggcgacagcgaggAGGAGCAACAGCCCAAGGCCACTGCCAGCTATGACATCGATTTGGAGACATTGCCGCTGCCAGCGTTGCCATCAACAAGCCGCGGAAAAGCAGccacagctgcaacagcaacagcaaccagctTGCCAAGAAAGGTCTCTGCGGTAATTGACAGCCTGGCacttaagcagcagcagcagctggcccTCGCACTGGCCACCGCAAGTGCTCCACGGCAGGTCAGCGATGTTGGGCATCGCAtaccagttgcagttgcagtcagCGCTGAGCCAGCGACGGCGGCAGCTCATTCCGGGCAACTCGAGGCGCGAGTGCAGCAAATGTACGACGACGCCTGCAGCTATTTGCAGCAGGATCAGCATCAGCAGGATATAACAAGCAACATGACGCCATCGCCAGCTAACCAGGATGAGACACCAGCCACCTATGTGAGCGCCACGAGCGGCATCAAGCTACAGCGCCAAGAGAGCATAAGAAAGCCAGCGGCAATTCCCACGCCACCGCCTTTGCCACCGCCTCCAATGCGTGCCAAGCGCAGCGAGGAACAGAAGGCACGTCGTCAGGGCGTTGTCTACAGCGACAGCTCAACTCAGGCCCAGCAGCATGAGGCACATCTGGAGATTGCCCAGCTGGAGGCCAAGTATGCGCACATACAGCAGTCCATCACTGAGCATCTGCGTCAGATTGATGCGTACATGGAGAATGCCAAGACTGCGCTGCAGCGCAGTGTTCAAGCCACGCCTACACCCAGCACACCGCCCCCAGAGAGACCCAAGACACCCATTCAACCGCTATCCGAACCCTGGGATATGTTCGCCTCACGTCAATCGCCAATACTCGCCACGGAGAATCCTTTGCAGGCCATACTCAGGCAAATCTATTGCCGGGCCGCGGGCATTCAACTGCAGCCGCCCAAGGAGCAGGAGCCCATCGAGACAGTCGAGACGGTGGCACTGCCCGAGGAGAACGTGCCGATTGTGGAGCGTGCTCTCGAGGACCTGCACAAGATTGCCTTGGCACTGGACAGCGATGAGCAGGCGTTGCACGTACTGCAAGTGGAGCACAAGACAACGCCCACAGCGGTCCAAGCAGAGCACGTAATCATTGTGGAGGACGAGCAAGAGCCAGAAGAGGAGGACGAGGAGGATGCGGCAGACAAGGATTGCAGCTTGGACTACAGACATGTGTCCGACGTAATTGCCAACTATGAACAGCTGTCGGCGGCGAGTGAAATTGCCACGAAACAACATGAAACACAGCTGTCGACGGGCAAGGAAAGAACTGTTAAGGATGAGGCCAGAAATCAATTTAGGAAATTAGCTGAAGCGGTGGAGGTGCAGGCTAGAAAGGAGCGGGAGGCCAAGGAATGGGTGCAGAAGAAAATGGTGCGAAAGCAGCAGTGGGAAGAGAAGGTGAAGGAGCTCAAGGAgaaagaggaggaggaaaaaGAGCAACAGTTAAAGAGGGAAAAAGAGCTGAGGGAGCAGGAGCTACAGGAACGGAAAGAAAAGGAACAGAAAGAGCAAGCGAAGAAGGAGAAAGAGCTGAAGGAGCAAGAGCAGCGGGCAATAGAACAGCTGGAAAagaaggagcagcagctgaaagagaaagagctaAAGCAACAGGAGCTAAAGAAGCTAGTGGAGTTGATGGAGAGACAGCTgaaggagcagcaacaaaaggaAGAGCAGGTGAAAGCGCAGCAACTAAAAGAGGAGCAGCAGGTGAAGGAACAGCAGCTAAGGGAACAACAGTTGAAGGAAAAAGAAGTGAGGGAGCAACAACTGAAGGTGCAGCAATTGAAACAAGAAGAGTTGAAGGAACAACAGCTAAAGGAGCAGAAACTGAAGGAGGAACAACAGTTAAGAGAGCAACAGACCAAGGAAAAGGAACCACAGCAGGATGCAGTAGAGACTTCCAGCTGCTCACATGAGACAACATCAATTCACGACGTGTCCAATGGCACTTGGTGCTCTGTATGTAACGAGTGCCGCGACTCGCCGCATGGTTGGGGCAAGTTAACGAAAGCAGATCAGTGGCGCTTCGATAATCTGCAAAACGAATCGCTTCCCAACTACAAATCGACCTATGAGGTACGCAGTCCTTATGTGTCCCGTCAAATATCCTGGGAGGAAACACAGCAAGCACAGCCAGAGCAACAGCCAGAACAGCAACCaaagcagcaattgcaacgtCAGCGAAGCGAGATTGAAATTATTACCACGCCAGCGGCAATCACAGCCAGCTTAGCTCCCGACACCAGAGAGTGGCAGCTGAGTCGCTCGCCAAGTCCTTCGCCACTGCGCAAATATCCTGCGCCTTTGATTGACACCGCGCAACGTTGCAGCTCGCCCTTTGGCCTCAATCCAGTTCAAAGCAGAGCTCTTactccgactccaactccgatTCCTCTAGAAGCCAAGTACACGCATGTGCCGCAGTTGGAGGGACACAATATTGGTCTGCTAGTGCGCACAGCCACCGAACCGCTTCAACTAAGCATGTCCGCCTCATCTTCCATGCTGGCAGCAACACCTCCTGCCACGCCCCGCTGCACTTCGCAACCACCGCCCTTTGAGTTCCTCATGCAACACGGTCTCGGGCCGCAAAACGACTTCAAATCGATTGCAGCCGATCACAGCGAGGAGCAGACGCAATCCACACGCGATTTCAGCATCAATCGATCCTTCGACAATGTTTCGCCTCGTCCTTATATTGGCATTGAAG GTTACAAACGCGTCGCTTGGCCACCAGCCTCTGAGGAGCGCATTGTGCGTGAGTTCACGCCTCAGCCTCAGCAGAGTCCGGCGCCAGGCAGCGGTGGCTAttatcagcaacaacatcagcaacaacatcagcagcaaccaacagcagcagcagcagcggcgccGTCCGCTAGCAGCCTCAATGCTGCACCAGCTCAG GGTCCCATTTATAACAACGTaacccagcaacaacagccacaacaataccagcaaccacaacaacaacaacaatactaccagcaaccacaacaacctGCACAAAATGTTTATGGTCCCAACACTAACTATGCATCAAATGGTTatgcgccagcagcagcaactgttgctgctccacAAGATCCTAATAACTATCCACAACAACCCATCCAATACACACAGGCACAGTTCAATAGACAACCATCGAGGGAGCCAGTTGCTGACAACTATGCGCCGTAcgcacagccacagcagcaacagcagcagcagcaaccaccccagcaacagcagcaacactatCAGCCAACTTAtccccagcaacagcagcaacaacaacctcCACTTGCCGTAGACAATGTGGGCGGTGGCTGGAAGCACATTGGTGCACCTCAGCCCAAGTCTCACCAGGAGTTCACAGCTGGTGGTGTTGCGCCAACATCTGCTTATCCCTcgtatcagcagcagcaacaacagcctcagcagcagcagcagcaacaatatcaatatcaaccTCAG cagcaatatcAAGCGCCGTCCAGCGATAactaccagcaacagcagccgcaacagcagcagccacagcagccagCTCCACAGcactggcagcagcaacaacatcagcagcagcaaccaccacAACAGTCGCAATATCAGGCTCCATATCAGACGTCTCCttatcaacagcagcagccacagccacaacaaaaCTATGCACAACAAAATGGTGGTGCTAACTATGCTCAACCACAATACAATTCTTATTCGCAGCCTCAGCAACTGCAGcctcaactgcagcagcagcagcaacaattgcccTACTCGCAAGATCAGACCGATCAGCAACAGAGCTACCGTGGCGCCAGTCCTGGCATCATAACGCTGCGTAAGGAGGCTCCCGTCTCACAGAAGCCTGCGCCAGTCTACACTTCGCAGCCTGCCGCCGTCAGCTATCAGG GAGGCGGCAAATTGCGCGGAGATTTGAAATGGCCACCACCGGAGTACAAGGAGGCCGCTGTGCGCGAGAACGAGGAACGTCGCCTCTTGGCGTTGGGCCCCGTCTGCCGTCCCCGTAGAGTCAATCGT GACTACACTACCTTCTTTGCCAAGAACCAACTGAACTGCACCTATCCCAGCTACAAGGTGCCACCAGGCACTCAGCACATGTTTGCCTAA
- the LOC132794280 gene encoding adenylate cyclase, terminal-differentiation specific isoform X13 — MIEIDEQITKPLNLANSAVLRAVEEEEQQVKCGYKRVAWPPASEERIVREFTPQPQQSPAPGSGGYYQQQHQQQHQQQPTAAAAAAPSASSLNAAPAQGPIYNNVTQQQQPQQYQQPQQQQQYYQQPQQPAQNVYGPNTNYASNGYAPAAATVAAPQDPNNYPQQPIQYTQAQFNRQPSREPVADNYAPYAQPQQQQQQQQPPQQQQQHYQPTYPQQQQQQQPPLAVDNVGGGWKHIGAPQPKSHQEFTAGGVAPTSAYPSYQQQQQQPQQQQQQQYQYQPQQQYQAPSSDNYQQQQPQQQQPQQPAPQHWQQQQHQQQQPPQQSQYQAPYQTSPYQQQQPQPQQNYAQQNGGANYAQPQYNSYSQPQQLQPQLQQQQQQLPYSQDQTDQQQSYRGASPGIITLRKEAPVSQKPAPVYTSQPAAVSYQGGGKLRGDLKWPPPEYKEAAVRENEERRLLALGPVCRPRRVNRDYTTFFAKNQLNCTYPSYKVPPGTQHMFA; from the exons AT GATCGAAATCGACGAACAAATCACAAAACCATTGAACTTGGCCAACTCGGCTGTTCTGCGTGCCGTTGAGGAGGAGGAACAACAAGTCAAATGCG GTTACAAACGCGTCGCTTGGCCACCAGCCTCTGAGGAGCGCATTGTGCGTGAGTTCACGCCTCAGCCTCAGCAGAGTCCGGCGCCAGGCAGCGGTGGCTAttatcagcaacaacatcagcaacaacatcagcagcaaccaacagcagcagcagcagcggcgccGTCCGCTAGCAGCCTCAATGCTGCACCAGCTCAG GGTCCCATTTATAACAACGTaacccagcaacaacagccacaacaataccagcaaccacaacaacaacaacaatactaccagcaaccacaacaacctGCACAAAATGTTTATGGTCCCAACACTAACTATGCATCAAATGGTTatgcgccagcagcagcaactgttgctgctccacAAGATCCTAATAACTATCCACAACAACCCATCCAATACACACAGGCACAGTTCAATAGACAACCATCGAGGGAGCCAGTTGCTGACAACTATGCGCCGTAcgcacagccacagcagcaacagcagcagcagcaaccaccccagcaacagcagcaacactatCAGCCAACTTAtccccagcaacagcagcaacaacaacctcCACTTGCCGTAGACAATGTGGGCGGTGGCTGGAAGCACATTGGTGCACCTCAGCCCAAGTCTCACCAGGAGTTCACAGCTGGTGGTGTTGCGCCAACATCTGCTTATCCCTcgtatcagcagcagcaacaacagcctcagcagcagcagcagcaacaatatcaatatcaaccTCAG cagcaatatcAAGCGCCGTCCAGCGATAactaccagcaacagcagccgcaacagcagcagccacagcagccagCTCCACAGcactggcagcagcaacaacatcagcagcagcaaccaccacAACAGTCGCAATATCAGGCTCCATATCAGACGTCTCCttatcaacagcagcagccacagccacaacaaaaCTATGCACAACAAAATGGTGGTGCTAACTATGCTCAACCACAATACAATTCTTATTCGCAGCCTCAGCAACTGCAGcctcaactgcagcagcagcagcaacaattgcccTACTCGCAAGATCAGACCGATCAGCAACAGAGCTACCGTGGCGCCAGTCCTGGCATCATAACGCTGCGTAAGGAGGCTCCCGTCTCACAGAAGCCTGCGCCAGTCTACACTTCGCAGCCTGCCGCCGTCAGCTATCAGG GAGGCGGCAAATTGCGCGGAGATTTGAAATGGCCACCACCGGAGTACAAGGAGGCCGCTGTGCGCGAGAACGAGGAACGTCGCCTCTTGGCGTTGGGCCCCGTCTGCCGTCCCCGTAGAGTCAATCGT GACTACACTACCTTCTTTGCCAAGAACCAACTGAACTGCACCTATCCCAGCTACAAGGTGCCACCAGGCACTCAGCACATGTTTGCCTAA